A single Cellulomonas sp. SLBN-39 DNA region contains:
- a CDS encoding bifunctional RecB family nuclease/DEAD/DEAH box helicase → MILLDDGTLTISASDLVAAAGCEYAVLRALDARLGRGGAVVTETDAMLDRVARLGDEHEQRVLRALVAEHGVWAPGRTGGVAQLAAPRRPDVRADLEAAHAATLGRLGAGADGTGRPDVVHQATFFDGRFTGRSDFLVRTRTDGSGTGGGAAGGEAWAVLDAKLARNARPTALLQVAAYADLLASAGVPVAREVVLVLGDDARSTHAVADLVPVYRERRAQLEALLDAHVAAGGAVVWGADGHRACGRCALCVEQLEAVRDVTLAAGVYERHRPLLHAAGVTTLDALAALGDGAEVEGLSPAVLDRMRLQARLQVEQERTNDDPAHPVHVPAQVPHPEAVAALLPPADPGDVFFDFEGDPLWYDPALAATGDAWGLEYLFGVVEAPEAPGAEPRFVPFWAHDRGEERAALRAFLDYLAQRRARFPHLHVYHYAAYEKTALLRLAGRHGEGEAEVDALLREGVLVDLYAAVKAGVRTGQRSYSLKKLEPLYMDAGRGDGVTTAADSIVEYAEAVAARVAGREEEWARRIAAIADYNRYDCLSTLGLRDWLLARLAEQGHGPTRPVVLDPEAAARAAELAEPDPLEEALLAVAGPGPGEGVVRSPQRQAVALVAAALRYHQREDKPFWWGHYDRLSAHPSDWAERRNVLVVERGEVVEDWHVPVGKKVPHRLLRLVGRLEPGSELRAGARAVGLYDPPVPAGMKTTTEAPRGWCDRMTVLDVTAEGEGRGVRDVLRVLETRAQTSEPFDALPMALAPTAPIATGPLRTAIRSLATRVAATVGLVDPATTVTAPGAGSGGVEAGAGEPVLPRSAALDLACRRAPRTRSGGPLPATDDGPLEQVLVRALLDLDDSYLAVQGPPGTGKTYTGARVVAALVAHGWRVGVVAQSHAVVENMLAAVVAAGVDGADVAKKAPTDAADRDPVAWTWVPDRGFGAFWAAHPGGPGRGAVLGGTAWDLTNAGRLPDAPLDLLVVDEAGQLALATTFAVAGAARNLLLLGDPQQLPQVSQGVHPEPVDRSALGWLTDGHDTLPAHLGYFLPVTHRMHPRLCAAVSTLSYEGRLTSAPGAAARELEGVEPGVHGVLVEHEGNAVRSPEEAAAVVALVADLVGRVWHDPAAGVPVRALAPEDVLVVAAYNAQVWTVRRALDEAGLPGVRAGTVDKFQGQQAPVVVVTTAASSPAQVPRGLDFLLDRNRLNVAVSRGQWAAFVVRSTRLTHTLPHRPESLARLGAFIGLTASRVAGGPSPAATPTGPSPDRVTGDGARTAVPT, encoded by the coding sequence GTGATCCTGCTCGACGACGGCACCCTGACGATCTCGGCCAGCGACCTGGTGGCCGCGGCCGGGTGCGAGTACGCGGTGCTGCGGGCGCTGGACGCCCGGCTGGGGCGCGGCGGGGCGGTCGTCACGGAGACGGACGCGATGCTCGACCGGGTCGCGCGCCTCGGCGACGAGCACGAGCAGCGGGTGCTGCGGGCGCTGGTCGCCGAGCACGGGGTGTGGGCGCCGGGACGCACGGGCGGGGTCGCGCAGCTGGCGGCGCCGCGACGGCCGGACGTGCGGGCGGACCTGGAGGCCGCGCACGCCGCGACGCTCGGGCGGCTGGGCGCAGGGGCCGACGGGACGGGGCGCCCGGACGTGGTGCACCAGGCGACGTTCTTCGACGGCCGGTTCACCGGGCGGTCGGACTTCCTGGTCCGCACCCGTACGGACGGGTCCGGCACGGGCGGCGGCGCGGCGGGCGGCGAGGCGTGGGCCGTGCTCGACGCGAAGCTCGCGCGCAACGCCCGGCCGACGGCGCTGCTGCAGGTCGCGGCCTACGCGGACCTGCTCGCGTCCGCGGGCGTGCCGGTGGCGCGGGAGGTCGTGCTGGTGCTGGGCGACGACGCCCGCAGCACCCACGCGGTGGCCGACCTCGTGCCGGTCTACCGCGAGCGGCGCGCCCAGCTGGAGGCGCTGCTCGACGCCCACGTCGCCGCCGGGGGTGCGGTGGTGTGGGGCGCGGACGGGCACCGGGCGTGCGGGCGGTGCGCGCTGTGCGTCGAGCAGCTCGAGGCGGTGCGGGACGTCACGCTGGCGGCCGGCGTGTACGAGCGGCACCGCCCGCTGCTGCACGCGGCGGGCGTGACGACGCTCGACGCGCTGGCCGCCCTCGGCGACGGTGCCGAGGTCGAGGGTCTGAGCCCGGCGGTGCTGGACCGGATGCGGCTGCAGGCGCGGCTGCAGGTCGAGCAGGAGCGGACCAACGACGACCCGGCGCACCCGGTGCACGTGCCCGCGCAGGTGCCGCACCCGGAGGCCGTCGCGGCGCTGCTGCCGCCCGCGGACCCGGGCGACGTGTTCTTCGACTTCGAGGGCGACCCGCTCTGGTACGACCCGGCGCTGGCCGCGACGGGCGACGCGTGGGGGCTGGAGTACCTGTTCGGGGTCGTGGAGGCACCCGAGGCACCAGGGGCGGAGCCGCGGTTCGTGCCGTTCTGGGCCCACGACCGCGGCGAGGAGCGCGCGGCGCTGCGGGCGTTCCTCGACTACCTCGCGCAGCGGCGCGCCCGGTTCCCGCACCTGCACGTCTACCACTACGCGGCGTACGAGAAGACGGCGCTGCTGCGGCTCGCGGGCCGGCACGGCGAGGGCGAGGCGGAGGTCGACGCGCTGCTGCGCGAGGGGGTGCTGGTCGACCTGTACGCGGCCGTGAAGGCGGGCGTGCGGACGGGGCAGCGGTCGTACTCGTTGAAGAAGCTCGAGCCGCTGTACATGGACGCGGGGCGCGGCGACGGTGTGACGACGGCGGCCGACTCGATCGTGGAGTACGCGGAGGCGGTCGCGGCGCGGGTCGCCGGGCGTGAGGAGGAGTGGGCGCGGCGCATCGCCGCGATCGCCGACTACAACCGGTACGACTGCCTGTCGACGCTGGGGCTGCGGGACTGGCTGCTGGCACGCCTGGCGGAGCAGGGTCACGGCCCGACGCGCCCGGTGGTGCTCGACCCCGAGGCGGCCGCGCGTGCGGCGGAGCTCGCCGAGCCGGACCCGCTGGAGGAGGCGCTGCTCGCGGTCGCCGGCCCCGGTCCGGGCGAGGGCGTGGTGCGCAGCCCGCAGCGCCAGGCGGTCGCGCTGGTCGCTGCGGCGCTGCGGTACCACCAGCGCGAGGACAAGCCCTTCTGGTGGGGCCACTACGACCGCCTGTCGGCGCACCCGTCGGACTGGGCGGAGCGGCGCAACGTGCTGGTCGTCGAGCGCGGCGAGGTGGTCGAGGACTGGCACGTGCCGGTGGGCAAGAAGGTGCCGCACCGGCTGCTGCGGCTGGTGGGTCGGCTGGAGCCGGGCAGCGAGCTGCGGGCGGGCGCCCGGGCCGTCGGCCTGTACGACCCGCCGGTGCCGGCGGGCATGAAGACCACGACGGAGGCGCCGCGCGGCTGGTGCGACCGCATGACGGTGCTGGACGTGACGGCCGAGGGCGAGGGCCGCGGTGTGCGGGACGTGCTGCGCGTCCTGGAGACGCGCGCGCAGACCTCGGAGCCGTTCGACGCGCTGCCGATGGCGCTGGCGCCGACCGCTCCGATCGCGACCGGGCCGCTGCGCACGGCGATCCGGTCGCTGGCGACGCGGGTCGCCGCGACCGTGGGCCTGGTGGACCCGGCGACCACCGTGACAGCCCCCGGTGCAGGGAGCGGCGGTGTGGAGGCCGGGGCGGGCGAGCCGGTGCTGCCGCGGTCGGCCGCGCTCGACCTCGCGTGCCGCCGGGCACCACGGACCCGGTCCGGGGGGCCGCTGCCCGCGACGGACGACGGCCCGCTGGAGCAGGTGCTGGTGCGGGCGCTGCTGGACCTCGACGACTCCTACCTCGCGGTGCAGGGGCCGCCCGGCACCGGCAAGACGTACACGGGCGCCCGCGTCGTGGCGGCGCTGGTGGCGCACGGGTGGCGCGTGGGCGTCGTCGCGCAGTCGCACGCGGTGGTGGAGAACATGCTCGCGGCCGTCGTGGCCGCGGGCGTCGACGGCGCCGACGTCGCGAAGAAGGCACCGACCGACGCCGCGGACCGTGACCCCGTGGCGTGGACGTGGGTGCCGGACCGCGGGTTCGGTGCGTTCTGGGCGGCGCACCCGGGCGGTCCCGGCCGGGGGGCGGTGCTGGGCGGCACGGCGTGGGACCTGACGAACGCGGGGCGGCTGCCCGACGCGCCGCTCGACCTGCTCGTCGTCGACGAGGCCGGGCAGCTCGCGCTCGCGACGACCTTCGCGGTCGCCGGGGCGGCGCGCAACCTGCTGCTGCTCGGCGACCCGCAGCAGCTGCCGCAGGTCAGCCAGGGCGTGCACCCCGAGCCCGTGGACCGCTCCGCGCTGGGCTGGCTCACCGACGGGCACGACACCCTGCCCGCGCACCTGGGGTACTTCCTGCCCGTCACGCACCGCATGCACCCGCGCCTGTGCGCGGCGGTCTCGACGCTCTCGTACGAGGGTCGGCTGACCTCGGCGCCCGGTGCGGCGGCGCGCGAGCTCGAGGGGGTGGAACCGGGGGTGCACGGCGTCCTCGTCGAGCACGAGGGCAACGCGGTGCGGTCGCCGGAGGAGGCGGCCGCGGTGGTCGCCCTGGTGGCGGACCTCGTGGGGCGCGTGTGGCACGACCCTGCCGCCGGGGTGCCGGTGCGTGCGCTGGCGCCCGAGGACGTGCTCGTCGTCGCCGCGTACAACGCCCAGGTGTGGACGGTGCGCCGCGCGCTCGACGAGGCCGGGCTCCCGGGCGTGCGCGCGGGCACGGTCGACAAGTTCCAGGGGCAGCAGGCGCCCGTGGTCGTCGTGACCACCGCCGCGTCGTCACCGGCGCAGGTGCCCCGCGGCCTGGACTTCCTGCTCGACCGCAACCGGCTCAACGTGGCCGTGTCGCGCGGTCAGTGGGCGGCGTTCGTCGTGCGCAGCACCCGACTGACGCACACCCTGCCGCACCGCCCCGAGTCGCTGGCCCGGCTGGGCGCGTTCATCGGCCTGACCGCCTCGCGCGTCGCGGGCGGACCGTCGCCGGCCGCCACGCCCACCGGCCCGTCGCCCGACCGGGTGACGGGCGACGGGGCACGCACCGCCGTGCCCACGTAG
- a CDS encoding RDD family protein, protein MTTSDGPRAGWYGDGVTPGAERWFDGRAWTEHLRPAPGAAGPAPRQHVAGPSTAQHAAGPSAAQPAARPVPAGPPATVHQAVLQHPGGGPAPAVRPFAAAPGAVRPTGPTQPGAVRPSGLGQPGPAQPGSTPPGAVRPQGAAQPGPVGPGGGPVAPASAPAGWFAQPGQVHPYPPQPSAPHAAQPAAHPGLVTAGGPPPNFPVAAPTPPTSPPVAARPGAAPGWGAPPAGASGGTWSTAGTGLRPGAAYPSASTAAWGGTANLAPWGPPRLAHWGWRVLARLVDEIAVSIPYTVAVVLDMVAATGAADPTLALAQASEGTSTTAMVGLLLTFVLWVANRVVAQGRTGRSLGKRVCGLRLVKRDTMQPVGLWWAFVRDVGHVVDQALLGLGYLWPLWDAQRQTFSDKLCRTVVVREG, encoded by the coding sequence ATGACGACTTCCGACGGCCCCCGCGCGGGCTGGTACGGCGACGGTGTGACGCCCGGTGCCGAGCGGTGGTTCGACGGGCGCGCCTGGACCGAGCACCTGCGACCCGCGCCCGGTGCCGCGGGCCCGGCGCCCCGGCAGCACGTCGCGGGGCCGTCGACCGCGCAGCACGCCGCGGGGCCGTCCGCCGCGCAGCCGGCCGCGCGTCCCGTGCCGGCCGGGCCGCCGGCCACCGTGCACCAGGCCGTCCTCCAGCACCCGGGCGGGGGACCCGCCCCGGCGGTGCGCCCCTTCGCGGCCGCTCCCGGCGCCGTCCGGCCCACGGGCCCGACCCAGCCCGGTGCCGTCCGTCCGTCCGGCCTCGGACAGCCCGGCCCTGCGCAGCCGGGCTCCACGCCGCCAGGCGCCGTGCGCCCGCAGGGCGCTGCTCAGCCGGGTCCGGTCGGGCCCGGCGGAGGCCCCGTCGCCCCCGCGTCCGCCCCGGCGGGCTGGTTCGCCCAGCCCGGGCAGGTCCACCCGTACCCGCCGCAGCCCTCGGCGCCCCACGCGGCGCAGCCGGCGGCGCACCCCGGACTGGTCACGGCGGGCGGTCCGCCGCCCAACTTCCCCGTCGCAGCGCCGACCCCCCCGACCTCGCCACCCGTCGCCGCCCGCCCGGGGGCCGCGCCCGGGTGGGGTGCCCCGCCCGCCGGCGCGTCGGGCGGCACCTGGTCCACGGCCGGCACCGGGCTGCGCCCCGGTGCCGCCTACCCCAGCGCGAGCACCGCGGCCTGGGGCGGCACGGCGAACCTCGCCCCGTGGGGTCCGCCCCGCCTCGCGCACTGGGGCTGGCGCGTGCTGGCCCGCCTCGTGGACGAGATCGCGGTCTCGATCCCGTACACCGTCGCGGTGGTCCTGGACATGGTGGCCGCCACCGGCGCTGCCGACCCGACGCTCGCGCTCGCACAGGCGTCCGAGGGCACGAGCACGACCGCCATGGTCGGGCTGCTGCTGACGTTCGTCCTGTGGGTGGCCAACCGGGTCGTCGCGCAGGGGCGCACCGGTCGGTCGCTCGGCAAGCGGGTCTGCGGCCTGCGGCTGGTGAAGCGCGACACGATGCAGCCCGTCGGCCTGTGGTGGGCGTTCGTGCGCGACGTCGGCCACGTCGTGGACCAGGCGCTGCTCGGCCTGGGCTACCTCTGGCCGTTGTGGGACGCCCAGCGGCAGACGTTCTCCGACAAGCTCTGCCGCACCGTGGTGGTGCGCGAGGGCTGA
- a CDS encoding antitoxin, with protein MGLDDLVHKAKGALAGHEDKAKDALDKAADAVKARTDDGTDAKVDDVVAKAKDYLDRQKRS; from the coding sequence ATGGGGCTCGACGATCTGGTGCACAAGGCCAAGGGCGCCCTCGCCGGGCACGAGGACAAGGCGAAGGACGCGCTCGACAAGGCGGCCGACGCGGTGAAGGCGCGCACGGACGACGGCACGGACGCGAAGGTCGACGACGTCGTCGCGAAGGCCAAGGACTACCTCGACCGGCAGAAGCGCTCCTGA
- a CDS encoding NAD(P)H-binding protein yields the protein MTTEPTPRPVTVIGATGKTGRRVVDRLHARGVPVRAASRTGTTRFDWDDAATWEPALDGAGAVYVAYAPDLAVPGAPETVERLAALAQHLHVHRLVLLSGRGETEAQRAERLVQAAFDGATVVRCAFFAQNFSESFLLDDVRAGRVVLPVGDVREPFVDLEDVADVAVAALTDDAHRGLVHELTGPRAVTFAEAAAVLAHAAGRPVELVPVTLEEFTAGLRAHGVPEDAVALLAYLFTEVLDGRGEAVTDGVRRALGRDATDLAAFARRERDAWRTADLPG from the coding sequence ATGACCACCGAGCCCACCCCGCGACCCGTCACCGTGATCGGCGCGACCGGCAAGACCGGCCGCCGTGTCGTCGACCGCCTGCACGCCCGCGGCGTCCCCGTGCGCGCCGCGTCCCGCACCGGCACGACCCGGTTCGACTGGGACGACGCCGCCACCTGGGAGCCCGCGCTCGACGGGGCCGGGGCCGTCTACGTCGCCTACGCCCCCGACCTCGCCGTGCCCGGCGCCCCGGAGACCGTCGAGCGCCTCGCCGCGCTCGCGCAGCACCTGCACGTGCACCGCCTCGTGCTGCTCTCCGGCCGCGGCGAGACCGAGGCGCAGCGGGCCGAGCGGCTCGTCCAGGCCGCGTTCGACGGCGCCACCGTGGTCCGCTGCGCGTTCTTCGCCCAGAACTTCAGCGAGTCGTTCCTCCTCGACGACGTCCGCGCCGGGCGCGTCGTCCTGCCGGTCGGCGACGTGCGCGAGCCGTTCGTCGACCTCGAGGACGTCGCGGACGTCGCCGTCGCCGCCCTCACCGACGACGCGCACCGCGGGCTCGTGCACGAGCTCACCGGGCCGCGGGCCGTCACGTTCGCCGAGGCCGCGGCGGTCCTCGCGCACGCGGCCGGGCGGCCCGTCGAGCTCGTGCCCGTGACGCTCGAGGAGTTCACCGCCGGGCTGCGGGCGCACGGCGTGCCCGAGGACGCCGTCGCGCTGCTCGCCTACCTGTTCACCGAGGTGCTCGACGGCCGCGGCGAGGCCGTCACCGACGGCGTGCGCCGGGCGCTGGGCCGCGACGCCACCGACCTGGCCGCGTTCGCCCGCCGCGAGCGCGACGCCTGGCGGACCGCCGACCTGCCGGGCTGA
- a CDS encoding MFS transporter, with amino-acid sequence MTDPQPAAPATSRTHRLDALPVTRRHLRLLTGSGVGWLFDAMDVGLISYVIAQLVVVWKVPAADLSWVASAGFLGMAVGATLGGLLADRVGRRQVFALTLLVYGLATGASALAGSVAVLLVLRFVVGLGLGAELPVASTLVSEFAPPRIRGRAVVVLESFWAVGWILAALVGYLVVPLGDDGWRWALALGAVPALYAVVVRRGLPESVRFLEQRGRHDEAEQVVAAFEGSRAVGHDGRTGAQVRDAAAGDAGVDAVPPDAPADVPTTARARLAALWAPGARRSTAALWVVWFTVNFSYYGAFIWLPSLLHADGHTLVRSFEFTLIITLGQLPGYAAAAFLVETWGRRRTLAAFLVGSAVAAGLFAVASGDGQIIGAGLLLSFFNLGAWGALYAVTPELYPTAVRTTGAGWAAGVGRIASIVAPLAVPPLRDLGGTGLLFGVFAAVFVVAAAGALALPERAGARLD; translated from the coding sequence GTGACCGACCCGCAGCCCGCCGCGCCCGCGACCAGCCGCACGCACCGCCTCGACGCGCTGCCCGTCACCCGCCGGCACCTGCGCCTGCTCACCGGCTCCGGCGTCGGCTGGCTCTTCGACGCCATGGACGTCGGCCTCATCTCGTACGTCATCGCCCAGCTCGTCGTCGTCTGGAAGGTGCCGGCCGCCGACCTGTCGTGGGTCGCGTCCGCCGGGTTCCTCGGCATGGCCGTCGGCGCCACCCTCGGCGGGCTGCTCGCCGACCGCGTGGGCCGCCGGCAGGTCTTCGCGCTGACCCTGCTCGTCTACGGGCTGGCGACGGGCGCGTCGGCGCTCGCGGGGTCCGTCGCGGTGCTGCTGGTGCTGCGGTTCGTCGTCGGGCTGGGCCTGGGCGCCGAGCTCCCCGTCGCGTCGACGCTGGTCAGCGAGTTCGCGCCGCCGCGCATCCGCGGGCGTGCCGTCGTCGTCCTGGAGTCCTTCTGGGCGGTGGGGTGGATCCTCGCCGCGCTCGTCGGCTACCTCGTCGTGCCGCTGGGCGACGACGGGTGGCGGTGGGCCCTCGCGCTCGGCGCGGTGCCGGCGCTGTACGCCGTGGTGGTGCGGCGCGGGCTGCCGGAGTCCGTGCGGTTCCTCGAGCAGCGCGGCCGGCACGACGAGGCCGAGCAGGTGGTGGCCGCGTTCGAGGGCTCGCGGGCCGTGGGGCACGACGGGCGCACGGGTGCGCAGGTGCGCGACGCGGCCGCCGGGGACGCGGGCGTGGACGCGGTGCCGCCCGACGCCCCTGCGGACGTGCCGACGACCGCCCGGGCCCGCCTCGCCGCGCTCTGGGCCCCGGGCGCGCGGCGCAGCACCGCCGCGCTGTGGGTCGTCTGGTTCACCGTGAACTTCTCGTACTACGGCGCGTTCATCTGGCTGCCGTCGCTCCTGCACGCCGACGGGCACACGCTGGTCCGGTCGTTCGAGTTCACCCTGATCATCACCCTGGGCCAGCTGCCCGGGTACGCGGCGGCGGCGTTCCTCGTCGAGACGTGGGGACGGCGGCGCACGCTCGCCGCGTTCCTCGTCGGCTCCGCCGTCGCCGCGGGGCTGTTCGCGGTCGCGTCCGGCGACGGTCAGATCATCGGCGCCGGCCTGCTGCTGTCGTTCTTCAACCTCGGCGCCTGGGGTGCGCTCTACGCGGTGACGCCCGAGCTCTACCCGACGGCCGTGCGCACCACGGGCGCCGGCTGGGCGGCCGGCGTCGGGCGGATCGCGTCGATCGTCGCGCCGCTGGCCGTGCCGCCGTTGCGCGACCTCGGCGGCACCGGGCTGCTGTTCGGGGTGTTCGCGGCCGTGTTCGTCGTCGCCGCGGCCGGTGCGCTCGCGCTGCCCGAGCGCGCGGGCGCCCGGCTCGACTGA
- a CDS encoding glycoside hydrolase domain-containing protein → MFDQVDPFIGTEATSLPAPSGLAATWWWPKPQVGNTHPGATYPFGMVSACAYSGAYPTGYGRYDLSTEGLPPVLHDRQVASGFTHFQQSGTGAIRKYYNYFRVTPMLRPLDDLGQTWDVLEEEASPGYYAATLSSGIRAEITVGPKSAVHRYTFPAHQDARLVIDFSLGGLDIPYGRTVPLRAHLGSVAPGVAEGEIVVEGAPLAVHVECDAPHWRQMLWYDRRLMPGGTRLDFDRIRPTTLRPFGLMWAGPTEAGQTVELRFGFSLRGVDQAHQTLVAECGPGPDTFDARRQRTETVWRQHLDKVVVDTPSSEKRTVMATALYHSLIKPCLAMDESPFWPTPGPFAFDLSTMWDIYRTHLPLMTALVPERSVELANALLQIAEEEGNFPIGYRMARGADRFSRQGSALAHTFLADLCALGLPGVDWDWALVHMHNDLRRTYGEDFLLRGKAHPISHTLDIAFGYWCTAVVAGRVGDRTLVDQFGPLAARWVNAYASDGLLADSTFYEGGKWNYSFRLMHDMAARIALTGGDGPFVDMLDRFFGFGADPVVQPGLAPGLDELTAGYALDRFEGLNNEPDMEAPWAYMYAGRPDRTAQVVHDVVQQQFSTGRGGLPGNDDSGGLSSWYVWATLGLFPVAGQNTYLVNAPAWREARIDVGDRPLAIETTGFVEPEPGGPAQFVQQVHLDGEPLDRPYLTGAELHSGGRLLIALGPEPSRWGTTHRPPSAPTPHGAGRHT, encoded by the coding sequence ATGTTCGACCAGGTCGACCCGTTCATCGGCACGGAGGCGACGAGCCTGCCGGCGCCGTCGGGCCTCGCCGCGACGTGGTGGTGGCCCAAGCCGCAGGTCGGCAACACGCACCCGGGGGCCACGTACCCGTTCGGGATGGTGTCGGCGTGCGCGTACTCGGGGGCGTACCCCACGGGGTACGGGCGGTACGACCTGTCGACGGAGGGCCTGCCGCCGGTGCTGCACGACCGGCAGGTGGCCAGCGGGTTCACGCACTTCCAGCAGTCGGGGACGGGCGCGATCCGCAAGTACTACAACTACTTCCGGGTCACGCCGATGCTGCGGCCGCTGGACGACCTGGGGCAGACGTGGGACGTGCTGGAGGAGGAGGCGTCGCCCGGGTACTACGCGGCGACGCTGAGCTCGGGCATCCGCGCGGAGATCACGGTCGGCCCGAAGTCCGCGGTGCACCGGTACACGTTCCCCGCGCACCAGGACGCGCGCCTGGTCATCGACTTCTCGCTCGGCGGGCTCGACATCCCGTACGGGCGGACGGTGCCGCTGCGCGCGCACCTGGGGTCGGTGGCGCCGGGGGTCGCGGAGGGCGAGATCGTCGTCGAGGGTGCGCCGCTGGCGGTGCACGTGGAGTGCGACGCCCCGCACTGGCGGCAGATGCTCTGGTACGACCGTCGGCTGATGCCGGGCGGCACGCGCCTGGACTTCGACCGGATCCGCCCGACGACGCTGCGCCCGTTCGGGCTGATGTGGGCGGGGCCGACGGAGGCGGGGCAGACCGTCGAGCTGCGGTTCGGGTTCTCGTTGCGCGGGGTGGACCAGGCGCACCAGACCCTCGTGGCGGAGTGCGGCCCGGGGCCCGACACGTTCGACGCGCGCCGGCAGCGCACGGAGACGGTGTGGCGCCAGCACCTCGACAAGGTCGTCGTCGACACCCCGTCGTCGGAGAAGCGCACGGTCATGGCGACGGCGCTGTACCACTCGCTGATCAAGCCGTGCCTGGCGATGGACGAGTCGCCGTTCTGGCCGACGCCGGGGCCGTTCGCGTTCGACCTGTCGACGATGTGGGACATCTACCGCACGCACCTGCCGCTGATGACGGCGCTGGTGCCTGAGAGGTCCGTGGAGCTGGCGAACGCGCTGCTGCAGATCGCCGAGGAGGAGGGCAACTTCCCCATCGGGTACCGCATGGCGCGCGGCGCGGACCGGTTCTCCCGGCAGGGATCGGCGCTCGCGCACACCTTCCTGGCGGACCTGTGCGCCCTCGGGCTGCCGGGCGTCGACTGGGACTGGGCGCTGGTGCACATGCACAACGACCTGCGGCGCACGTACGGCGAGGACTTCCTGCTGCGCGGCAAGGCGCACCCGATCAGCCACACCCTCGACATCGCGTTCGGGTACTGGTGCACGGCCGTGGTCGCGGGGCGGGTGGGCGACCGCACGCTCGTCGACCAGTTCGGTCCGCTGGCGGCGCGCTGGGTCAACGCGTACGCGTCGGACGGGCTGCTCGCGGACTCGACGTTCTACGAGGGCGGCAAGTGGAACTACTCGTTCCGGCTGATGCACGACATGGCCGCCCGCATCGCGCTGACCGGCGGTGACGGACCGTTCGTCGACATGCTCGACCGGTTCTTCGGGTTCGGTGCCGACCCGGTGGTGCAGCCCGGCCTGGCGCCCGGGCTCGACGAGCTGACCGCCGGGTACGCCCTGGACCGGTTCGAGGGGCTGAACAACGAGCCCGACATGGAGGCCCCCTGGGCGTACATGTACGCCGGGCGGCCCGACCGGACCGCGCAGGTCGTCCACGACGTCGTCCAGCAGCAGTTCTCGACGGGCCGCGGCGGGCTGCCGGGCAACGACGACTCCGGCGGGTTGTCGTCCTGGTACGTGTGGGCCACCCTGGGTCTGTTCCCCGTCGCGGGGCAGAACACGTACCTCGTGAACGCACCGGCGTGGCGCGAGGCACGCATCGACGTCGGCGACCGCCCGCTGGCGATCGAGACCACCGGGTTCGTCGAGCCCGAGCCGGGCGGTCCCGCACAGTTCGTGCAGCAGGTCCACCTCGACGGCGAGCCCCTGGACCGGCCGTACCTCACCGGCGCCGAGCTCCACTCCGGCGGCCGTCTGCTCATCGCCCTCGGGCCGGAGCCGTCCCGCTGGGGCACCACGCACCGACCACCGAGCGCGCCCACGCCGCACGGCGCGGGGCGCCACACCTGA
- a CDS encoding glycosyltransferase has translation MTTTAARPDRRLVIVVRADPVICGHSGEARNLAEAALHRGFDEVRIVTWPVDRLQQAGLPLKPLDGVLPYSDGIVVERPAPVGDYKVPDGRWLAGLTGRLVELFTDGVPTVALSLYLSPHATAVADAVQVARRTGLPVDVITVAEAVGSDVTNVVRACVEEDRFGAAAHVLAHYLSHDVCLAVSRYTRDLIISESEAIDAKHGTRFADQFRERVEISYPAIDVGDYLARDEDATDAALAARGLTRGGYVLFLSRLAHAKGVDDLIEGFVRSGAPAAGQRLVVAGNGPQADELAALAQASGHGDLITFLHDVPDDEKGHLMAGCTAFVLPSKPRPEFVETFGIALVEKMLSGGGPVITTDTGGIGEAVGDTATIVPVSDPDAIAAALDDVLAMSEEDRAAAADRAREYALQFDRAVVLDKILDHVAALAPAPALTA, from the coding sequence GTGACCACCACCGCCGCCCGCCCCGACCGCCGCCTCGTCATCGTGGTGCGCGCCGACCCCGTGATCTGCGGCCACTCCGGCGAGGCCCGCAACCTCGCCGAGGCCGCCCTGCACCGGGGCTTCGACGAGGTCCGCATCGTGACCTGGCCCGTCGACCGCCTCCAGCAGGCCGGGCTCCCCCTCAAGCCCCTCGACGGCGTCCTGCCGTACAGCGACGGCATCGTCGTCGAGCGCCCCGCCCCCGTCGGCGACTACAAGGTCCCCGACGGCCGCTGGCTCGCCGGTCTCACCGGCCGCCTCGTCGAGCTCTTCACGGACGGCGTCCCCACCGTCGCCCTGTCGCTGTACCTGTCCCCGCACGCCACGGCCGTCGCCGACGCCGTCCAGGTCGCCCGCCGCACCGGCCTGCCCGTCGACGTCATCACCGTCGCCGAGGCCGTCGGCTCCGACGTCACCAACGTGGTCCGCGCGTGCGTCGAGGAGGACCGGTTCGGTGCCGCCGCGCACGTCCTCGCGCACTACCTCTCGCACGACGTGTGCCTGGCCGTGTCCCGGTACACCCGCGACCTGATCATCAGCGAGTCCGAGGCGATCGACGCCAAGCACGGCACCCGGTTCGCCGACCAGTTCCGCGAGCGCGTCGAGATCTCCTACCCGGCGATCGACGTGGGCGACTACCTGGCCCGCGACGAGGACGCCACGGACGCCGCCCTGGCGGCCCGCGGCCTGACCCGCGGCGGGTACGTGCTGTTCCTGTCGCGCCTCGCGCACGCCAAGGGCGTGGACGACCTCATCGAGGGCTTCGTGCGCTCGGGCGCGCCGGCGGCCGGGCAGCGTCTGGTCGTGGCGGGCAACGGCCCGCAGGCCGACGAGCTGGCCGCGCTCGCGCAGGCCAGCGGGCACGGCGACCTCATCACGTTCCTGCACGACGTCCCCGACGACGAGAAGGGCCACCTCATGGCCGGCTGCACGGCGTTCGTGCTGCCGTCCAAGCCGCGCCCGGAGTTCGTCGAGACGTTCGGCATCGCGCTGGTGGAGAAGATGCTCTCCGGCGGCGGACCGGTCATCACGACCGACACCGGCGGCATCGGCGAGGCCGTGGGCGACACCGCGACGATCGTGCCCGTGTCCGACCCGGACGCGATCGCCGCGGCCCTCGACGACGTCCTGGCGATGTCGGAGGAGGACCGCGCCGCGGCCGCGGACCGCGCCCGGGAGTACGCCCTGCAGTTCGACCGCGCCGTGGTGCTCGACAAGATCCTCGACCACGTCGCCGCCCTGGCCCCGGCCCCGGCCCTCACGGCCTGA